CATCGCCAACGCGTCACCCACCTCCCGCCTGCCTATCGCCTCCCTCTCGCCCGGGGCGCGCTCCAATGCAGGCGAGAGCGGGACGATATCGCCCGCTCTCGCCAGGCGGTGGCAGTAACGCCCGCCGAGTCGCTCTCGCCCACCTCCAGCCCCGCTCTCGCCTCCTGCTGGGCGCTATCGCCCTCACTATAGGCTGCATTGGTAGCAGCCTTAGGGGGAAAAATTTAAGGGAAACGCCTACGGACAGCCTCAACACACAGGACTGTGCTGCTCGCGTACACGTCAGCGGGCGAGCAGACAGCGGAGTGCTGTGCTCCAGTACCGCTTGCCGCTCGGGAGTCGGGTCTCCCCCACACACCAGTACTAGCGCTCTAGCGATTTTCCCCACTTGGTTTCCCTCCTCTTTCTGCCTGTGCTTCTGTCTCTCTTCTGCCCTTCTCCAAGAAACCGGataatccatccatccatccgcgATCCGCCCCGCCCACCCAAGGAAGGAACCGATCCCGACTCGCCGCGGGCTCGACCCCCCGCGCCGACGGCTACGCGTGGCAGGCACAGCAAGCGCGCCGCTTCGCCGACGTCCACGCCGCCTGCTCTGGCTGTGGGCGGAATGCGTCAGCTGTAGAGGACGGCCACGGCACCTTTCAGCCTTTTCCTCGTCTGCTCCTCCTCTCGGCCGGGCTCAGTCGGTCGGTAACGACTCCTGCTGTGCTGTGCTCCAGCCTCCGGCAGCGCCTGCTCCGCAAACAGTTGCCTCTCCTGTGCTCACCCAAGGGTCAAGGGGCCAGTCCATCCATCCGCCCGTCCAGGAAGGAAATCGTTCATCCCCAGAAGACAAAGCGATCCACTTGGATACCGGATAAGCCCTGTCCTGGCGGCGTCGCATCCCCTCTCGATTCCCGCGACAGGTCGCAGTGAATGACGACGGAAATCAGCGGCCCTTGAAGCGAAGACTCCCCCCCGCCTTCGCTGCTCTCCACCGATCCGACGAAGGCAGCGCTCGGGCACTGCTGCTGGTTCCCCTTCGCCCAATTCGGTCTGACGCAGGTAAGGTGGCTGCATTTCAGTTTCATCTTTTTTTTTAGCCTGTCGTTTTCCTCAGATCTTGTGGGATCTTCCGAGCTGATGTAGCGTGCGCGTTCTTGGTTAGGATCTCAGTTTCTGCGGCGGCGGAGTAGTAGGGGGCAGACGGTGATTTTCTGATTCTCTCACCTTGGTAAGTATCTAGCTCCTCTGACGATTTGGAtctgagggggggggggggggaatggcGAACATTTTCCTTCCAGTTATTATATGCTACCCTTTGACTATTGTAAATTGCTGTGTTTAAGGCTTCTTCTCTGTTTGATTTTAGGCTCTGTGGACTAAATGTGACCTGCAAGAGCTAAAAGTGGCAGCGATTGACTTTCAGATGAGTCCATTTGTGCTGGCCGTGGTGAGCGTTGCATTCCTCAGCTTGCGGTTTTTGCAGGCTCATGGAAGCGGGTTGCTTCTGAGCTGTGGCTCGAACAGCACTGTCGATGCTGATGGGCGGAGATGGATCGGCGACATAACCCCTGAGGGGAATTTTACCTTGAGCAGCCCTGGGCTTGCGGCGTCACTGGTCGGGAAGAGCAGTTCTGATGAGATATTCGGACCGCTTTACAGCTCTGCCCGTTTCTTCAACGCGGCAACTTGGTATACCATTAGTGTGCTGCCTGGAAGTTACTGTGTCAGGTTGCATTTCTTCCCTTCGACCTTCGGGAATTTGAGCGCGAACAACTCCGTGTTTGATGTCACGGCAAATGATTTCAAGCTTGTTTCAAAATTCAATGCGTCAGAGGAGATTGCTTGGAGAGCCTCTGTGAGCAATTCGGTCACCAGCGCAGTTGTCAAGGAGTACTTTCTTGTAGTCGGTGCTCGTGGCCTGAGTATTGAGTTTGATCCAAGACCTGGGTCGTTTGCCTTTGTGAATGCGATTGAGGTCATGCTGACCCCAGATAATTTGTTCAATGATACAGTGAGCAAAGTTGGCAGTCCAGTCACGCAGCTTCCTCTTGGTTTGAGGGGCAGAGGTGTTGAGACAATGTACCGGCTGAACATTGGAGGTCCTGCACTTAAATCGCCCAGTGATCAGTATCTCCACAGGCCATGGTACACTGACGAAGCGTTCATGTTTTCTACAAATGCTGCTCAGACTGTGTCTAATGCTTCAAGCATAGTGTATGTATCAAGCAACGAGTCGACAATTGCGCCGATTGATGTTTACGAGACCGCAAGAATCATGGGCAATAACATGGTTGTGGACAAGCGGTTCAACGTGTCGTGGCGGTTCTATGTCCACCCAAACTTTGATTACTTAGTACGCCTTCATTTCTGTGAGCTTGTCTATGACAAGCCCAGCCAGAGGATCTTCAAGATCTACATCAATaacaagactgctgctgagagctACGATGTGTATGCTAGGGCTGGGGGAATTAACAAAGCATATCATGAGGACTTCTTTGACAACTCGACGCAGCAGGCAGACACACTTTGGCTTCAGCTAGGCCCTGACTCCATGGCCAGCGCTTCAGGTGCTGATGCACTTCTGAATGGTGTGGAGATATTCAAGCTCAGCAAGGATTCCGACCTTTCTTATGTGCTTGGTCATATTGACACGGGCAACCAGATGGATTCTTCAAAAGGGGGGAAGATTAAAGGCCTATGGGAAGAACTTGGTATTGGCTCAGCATCTTTTGTTGCGGTTACAAGCGTTGTTCTGTTCTCATGGTGTTACATAAGAAAGAAACGAAAAGCTGTCAACAAGGAGGCCCCTCCCGGCTGGCATCCGTTGGTTCTCCACGAGGCTATGAAAAGCACCACAGACGCCCGTGCAGCCAGTAAATCGTCATCGGCTCGGAATGCCTCTCCCATTGGTCATAGGATGGGAAGAAGGTTCGGCATTGCGGAGATTAGGGCTGCCACGAAGAACTTCGATGAGTCCTTAGTCATTGGAACGGGAGGGTTTGGAAAGGTCTACAAAGGTGAGATTGACGAGGGCGCTACAGTGGCCATCAAGCGCGCTAACACATTGTGTGGCCAGGGCCTGAAAGAATTCGAGACGGAGATCGAGATGCTTTCCAAGCTTCGGCACCGGCACCTTGTGGCGATGATCGGCTACTGCGAAGAGCAGAAGGAGATGATTCTGGTCTACGAATACATGGCGAAGGGGACACTGAGAAGCCATCTGTACGGGAGCAGCCTTCCTCCTCTGACATGGAAGCAACGGATCGACGCGTGCATTGGCGCGGCCCGCGGCCTCCACTACCTCCACACAGGAGCGGACCGAGGCATAATCCACCGGGACGTGAAGACCACCAACATTCTGCTGGACGACAGTTTCGTCGCCAAGATAGCCGACTTCGGGCTGTCAAGAACCGGACCAACGCTGGACCAAACCCATGTCAGCACCGCGGTGAGGGGAAGCTTCGGATACCTAGACCCCGAGTACTTCCGGAGGCAGCAGCTGACGCAGAAGTCCGACGTGTACTCGTTCGGAGTGGTGCTCTTCGAAGTTGCCTGCGCGAGGCCAGTGATAGACCCCACGTTGCCCAAGGACCAGATCAACCTGGCGGAGTGGGCGATGAGGTGGCAGCGGCAGCGGTCGCTGGAGGCGATCCTGGACCCTCGCCTGGACGGCGACTTCTCGCCCGAGTCCCTGAAGAAGTTCGGCGAGATCGCGGAGAAATGCCTCGCCGACGACGGCAGGAGCAGGCCGTCCATGGGCGAGGTCCTGTGGCACCTCGAGTACGTGCTGCAGCTCCACGAAGCTTACAGGCGGAATGTGGTGGAGTCCGAATCGTTCGGGAGCGGCGAGCTGGGGTTCGCTGATATACCATCCTTCTTCAGCCTTCCCCACGTCAtcagggagggggaggaggaacaCCACCACCGATCGAAGAAGCCGTCAAGTATCAGAGAGGAACTAGACACACGTGAGAACTTCTGACTTCagcaaaacaaaaacaaaaaaaaatcttGCTTTGTAGCCATGATCATGATGTAAAGTTGTGTTACATCGTTCTCTTtaggttttttttttttttgcttcttATTCCATTGGGGCGTTCTCTTGCTTGACAAGAGTAGCATAATAGATTTTTTTTTCTTCTCCTTGTGTGTGTAGATTACCAACCCCCTCATCCCTCCCAACAGAAAGAAGACACAGAGGTGTCAAGAGTTTCCTTGACAACTGTATGATGCAATCTGCATGGCCACCGTTCATGCACCGCTGCCTGTGTGACCTGTATAAATGGCACTGATATAATTACTGCCTTTGAGGTTTTGATgtagcaaacgggattgagaaaggtGGTATGGTAGTGCAGCTCGAGAATGTGTGGTACTCTGTTTTGCGCGCGCTACGGAACGGTATGTGTGCGAGACATCTGTTTTGCAGTGAAGTGAACCCCGGAGCGAACAACTGACACTAGCAGCGGCTGAGACATCTATTTTGACGATTCGATCCGTGGCTGGTGCCTGCCGACAGCCAACAGGTGTGTGAAAGGCCGCGGCGACTTTAACCGTGCATCTGCTTCCGACGGTCCACCAGGCTGACCGCGGCTGCTCTGCGTCGCGCACCTGACACTGACATGCCGCTGCCGGTGCCCAGTCgcctgccgccgccgccagctGCTTGCATAGCTGCATGCGTAATAATAAACCAGGGCAAGTCGAAATGGTGAGTTCAAAAGGCGGCAGCGTCGTACGTACACGCACGAGTGTCAGAAAATGCGGGAGTTCTCCGGTCAATGAAATCTTCTTTCTTTTCCAACACAAATATGCCCCCCCTAGCTGCACCTCAAAAACAAATGACTTCAACAAATGTGGCACGTGTTTCCAGTTTCAGCACGGTTGGACCGTACGGGTCAATCTGACGGTACGGGCGGGCCCGTTTCGCTTAAATGCTGTTCAAAGATAAAACCTTATACCCTATCTCTACTACTTTATATGAAGGTATTGTAGACGTGCACAGTACCGTGTTCTGCCGCGACCGTCCTGTCCTCCCACCCGCCCGCAATCAGCGCTCCGTCGACACCGCGCCGCCACAATCAACGCGATCCGCGGGCCCTCCTCCCCACCGCCACGCAACAGATCCGCGGGCGTTCCTCCCACCGCCGCCATCCGCAACCTCAAATCCTCCCAGATCTCCTTCCGCTATGGGACCGTGGCGTTGGGGCACGTGAGCCACAAGCTCTCGGTGCCGCCGCGCCGTCCACGCGGCAGAGGAACCCTGCCAGGGTTTGTGCGAACCGCTGGCGGTGGAGCGGGTCCGTGACGAGGCCACACTAGGCCTTGGAGACGCACTTGAAGCGGTGGACGGAGTTGGCGGGGAGGAGGCCGAACATCTCGACGAGCGCGTCGTCGGggatgtgatagtcgcctagagggggggtgaatagggcggaactgaaatttacaaatataaacacaactacaagccgggttagcgttagaaataaaaccgagtccgcgagagggtgtaaaacaaatcgcaagcgagtaaagcggtgagacacaaggatttgttttaccgtggttcggttctcgcaaacctactcctcgttgagaaggccacaaaggccgggtctctttcaacccttccctctctcaaacggtccctcggaccgagtgagcttctcttctcaaatcacttgggaatcaaacttcccgcaaggaccaccacacaattggtgtctcttgcctcaattacaagtgagtgtttgatcacaagaaagaatgcgaaagaaaagaagcgatccaagcgcaagagctcaaatgaacactacaaatcactctctctagtcactaaggctttgtatggagttgggagaggatttgatctcttttggtgtgctttgcaatgaatgctagctcttgtatagtggttggaagctggaaaacttggatgcaatgaatggtggggtggttggggtatttatagccccaaccaccaaactagccgtttggtggaggctgtctgtcgtatggtgcaccggacagtccggtgtacaccggacatgtccggtgcgccagccacgtcaccaatgccgttgggattcgaccgttggagcttctgtcttctgggcccgcctggatgtccggtgcacaccggacatgtactgttcaatgtccggtgcgccagtatgggcgtgcctgacttctgcgcgcttctggcgcgcattgaatgcgcctgcaggtgaccgttggcgcgaagtagccgttgctccggagttgcaccggacagtccggtgtacaccggacatgtccggtgaattatagcggagcagccgctgcgtttttCCGAggttggcgagttcctgaggcggctcttccttggagcaccggacactgtccggtgtacaccggacagtccggtgaattatagcgaagcgcctctggaaattcccgaaggtggcaagtttgagttggagtcctctggtgcaccggacactgtccggtgtacaccggacagtccggtgcccccataccagaggtgccttcggttgtccctttgctcctttgttgaatccaatatttgatttttttattggctaagtgtgaaccttttacacctgtataacttatacactagagcaaactagttagtccaattatttgtgttgggcaattcaaccaccaaaattatttaggagctaggtgtgagcctaattccctttcaatctccccctttttggtgattgatgccaacacaaaccaaagcaaatatagaagtgcataattgaactagtttgcataatataagtgcaaaggttgcttggaattgagccaatataaatacttttaagatatgcatggatcgttactttcttatttaacattttggaccacgcttgcaccataagttttgtttttgcaaattcttttgtaaaaccttttcaatgttcttttgcaaatagtcaaaggtaaatgaataagattttgcaaagcattttcaagatttgaaattctctccccctgtttcaaatgcttttcctttgactaaacaaaactccccctaaatgagatcctcctcttagtgttcaagagggttttgatataccatttttgaaatactgctttctcccccttttgaacacaataagataccaatggaaaatactctttgaaaaactaagtttttgaaattggtggtggtgcggtccttttgctttgggctcatactttctccccctttggcatgaatcgccaaaaacggaatcattagagccctcgaagtactttcttcccctttggtcataaataagtgagttaggattataccaaagacgaagtccttttgctctctcccccaaagatggagagtggcatggagcgacgacgaaggatgagttacggagtggaagcctttgtcttcgccgaagactcctgaaaaggatcacgatgcccaagaggggggggggtgaattgggcttttctaaaaatcaacactaattaaaacctaagcaagagctaaacaagagcccaacttcaccccaacaactagcactaagaatataatactagaaatgtaacaaagctaagataatacttcaaatacttgctaaacaaatacacaatgtaaagtgcttgaattaagtgcggaatgtaaagcaaagtttagaagactcctccattttttcccgaggtatcgaagagtcggcactctccactagtcctcgttggagcacccgcgcaagggtatcgctcccccttggtcctcgcaagaaccaagtgctcactacgagatgatcctttgccactccggcgcggtggatccctcgagaccgcttacaaacttgagtcgggtcaccaacaagatcttcacggtgatcaccgagctcccaacgccaccaagccgtctaggtgatgccgatcaccaagagtaacaagccatagactttcgcttgaccaagagaagcctaatgcaagtggtgtgtgctctaggtggctctcactagcgctaatgaggaacaagcgcggattatgattctctaatctcctcactaggcttttggtgcttgcaatactctaccaaggtgctggaataaatgtggagtgcaagacattgaatatggtgggtggagggggtataaatagccctcacccaccaactagccgttacaggcaatgtgctgtgcgatggcgcaccggacagtccggtgcgccaccggtgcgccaccggtgcgccaacggtcacttccaacggctagttctgacacagagccattggactcatggcgcaccgaacagtgaacagtccactgtccggtgcacaccggacagtccggtgcgatgtccggtgtgccactaaaattcatttccaaagactgcgctctcgggtttctgcgactgggaaaactctgccgtggaccagcctggccccacatggcagagggtgcaccggacagtccggtgcacaccggacagtccggtgcccctaagccagaaacactaaatcttgttttcagctgattttcaaatcggttttcgttctaacttgtgtgtgagttctagagtgacacctagcactgtatatgagagtgattgtgcaccaacactacactagaactctctaggtcaaactactcatcgacaagccctctttatagtacggctaaaagagaataaaagacctaactaaatcgcgagtgtccacatctccttgacactcggactccttagaccttcaccttttgttccgtcgttttagccgtcgcttcgagttcttatctccgggattgttttcaccgttgtagtacttctacctgtcatgtgtcctaacttaccatttgtctctgcaaaacacatgttagtcacatataatattacgttgtcattaatcactaaaaccaaccaggggcctagatgctttcaatctccccctttttggtgattgatgacaaccctacaagttttgtgagagtagtttgtgttgaagattctgtcaatagaaagaatggttagttatactcagtaatctttgacagaaggaatgtgtaccataataataagagtaagcgcatacacatcataagattcttgttcatataaaagagaaactaaattaatgaaacaagagctagaagactggtgatatgatataaggtgaaaacatagaaAACATAGTACACACAGTCAAAcatacgcaacgagagtatatgacgagtttgtgagccaaaaacataaagctagtacagagagtagcaagcacatatattacatcaaaatgactctaactctctactaact
This portion of the Zea mays cultivar B73 chromosome 2, Zm-B73-REFERENCE-NAM-5.0, whole genome shotgun sequence genome encodes:
- the LOC103645929 gene encoding probable receptor-like protein kinase At1g30570, translated to MSPFVLAVVSVAFLSLRFLQAHGSGLLLSCGSNSTVDADGRRWIGDITPEGNFTLSSPGLAASLVGKSSSDEIFGPLYSSARFFNAATWYTISVLPGSYCVRLHFFPSTFGNLSANNSVFDVTANDFKLVSKFNASEEIAWRASVSNSVTSAVVKEYFLVVGARGLSIEFDPRPGSFAFVNAIEVMLTPDNLFNDTVSKVGSPVTQLPLGLRGRGVETMYRLNIGGPALKSPSDQYLHRPWYTDEAFMFSTNAAQTVSNASSIVYVSSNESTIAPIDVYETARIMGNNMVVDKRFNVSWRFYVHPNFDYLVRLHFCELVYDKPSQRIFKIYINNKTAAESYDVYARAGGINKAYHEDFFDNSTQQADTLWLQLGPDSMASASGADALLNGVEIFKLSKDSDLSYVLGHIDTGNQMDSSKGGKIKGLWEELGIGSASFVAVTSVVLFSWCYIRKKRKAVNKEAPPGWHPLVLHEAMKSTTDARAASKSSSARNASPIGHRMGRRFGIAEIRAATKNFDESLVIGTGGFGKVYKGEIDEGATVAIKRANTLCGQGLKEFETEIEMLSKLRHRHLVAMIGYCEEQKEMILVYEYMAKGTLRSHLYGSSLPPLTWKQRIDACIGAARGLHYLHTGADRGIIHRDVKTTNILLDDSFVAKIADFGLSRTGPTLDQTHVSTAVRGSFGYLDPEYFRRQQLTQKSDVYSFGVVLFEVACARPVIDPTLPKDQINLAEWAMRWQRQRSLEAILDPRLDGDFSPESLKKFGEIAEKCLADDGRSRPSMGEVLWHLEYVLQLHEAYRRNVVESESFGSGELGFADIPSFFSLPHVIREGEEEHHHRSKKPSSIREELDTHYQPPHPSQQKEDTEVSRVSLTTV